The DNA region GTCGGTGGCGGCCTCGGTGGTCGGGCCGAAGATCCTCGGCAAGGCGACCGACCTGGTCTTCGCGGGCGTGGTCGGGCGGCAGATGCCCGAGGGCGCCACCAAGGAGCAGGCCCTCGCGGGGCTGCGCGCCAAGGGCGACGGCGGCATGGCGGACATGCTGTCCGGGGTCGACTTCACCCCGGGTCAGGGCATCGACTTCACGGCGGTCGGCGAGGTGCTCGGCATCGCGCTCGGCGTGTACGTGCTCGCGGGCCTGCTGATGCTGGTGTCGACCCGGATGTCGATCAGGGTGATCAACCGGACGATCTACCGGATGCGCGAGGACGTCCAGGCGAAGCTTGCGCGGCTGCCGCTGTCGTACTTCGACAAGGCCAAGCGCGGCGAGGTGCTCTCGCGGGCGACCAACGACATCGACAACATCTCGCAGACCCTGCAGCAGTCGATGGGCCAGCTGATCAACTCCCTGCTGACCATCGTCGGCGTGCTCGCGATGATGTTCTGGATCTCGCCGCTGCTCGCCCTGGTGGCACTGATCACGGTGCCGCTGTCGGTGGTCGTGGCGACGAAGATCGGCAAGCGCTCGCAGCCGCACTTCGTGCAGCAGTGGAAGTCCACGGGCAAGCTCAACGCCCACATCGAGGAGATGTACACCGGGCACACCCTGGTGAAGGTCTTCGGGCGGCAGGACGAGTCCGCGCGGGACTTCCGCGAGCAGAACGAGGCTTTGTACGAGGCCGGGTTCAAGGCGCAGTTCAACAGCGGCGTCATGCAGCCGGTGATGCTGTTCGTGTCGAACCTGAACTATGTGCTCGTGGCCGTCGTCGGCGGACTGCGGGTGGCCAGCGGCAGCCTGTCCATCGGTGACGTGCAGGCCTTCATCCAGTACTCCCGGCAGTTCTCGATGCCGCTGACGCAGGTCGCGTCGATGGCGAACCTGGTGCAGTCGGGCGTGGCCTCCGCCGAGCGGATCTTCGAGCTGCTCGACGCGGAGGAGCAGGAGCCGGACGCGCCGCACAGCGAGCAGCCGGCGGACCTCAAGGGCAAGGTGGCCCTGGAGCGCGTGTCCTTCCGTTACGAGGAGGACAAGCCGCTCATCGAGGACCTGTCGCTCTCGGTGGAGCCGGGGCAGACGGTCGCGATCGTCGGCCCGACCGGCGCCGGCAAGACGACGCTGGTGAACCTGCTCATGCGGTTCTACGAGGTGACCGGCGGCCGGATCACGCTGGACGGCACCGACATCGGCAAGATGTCGCGGGA from Streptomyces fradiae includes:
- a CDS encoding ABC transporter ATP-binding protein; translation: MAGPGGRMMAGAGGPDSRSMDFKGSGKRLLRQLAPERGTLWLMLIAGVLSVAASVVGPKILGKATDLVFAGVVGRQMPEGATKEQALAGLRAKGDGGMADMLSGVDFTPGQGIDFTAVGEVLGIALGVYVLAGLLMLVSTRMSIRVINRTIYRMREDVQAKLARLPLSYFDKAKRGEVLSRATNDIDNISQTLQQSMGQLINSLLTIVGVLAMMFWISPLLALVALITVPLSVVVATKIGKRSQPHFVQQWKSTGKLNAHIEEMYTGHTLVKVFGRQDESARDFREQNEALYEAGFKAQFNSGVMQPVMLFVSNLNYVLVAVVGGLRVASGSLSIGDVQAFIQYSRQFSMPLTQVASMANLVQSGVASAERIFELLDAEEQEPDAPHSEQPADLKGKVALERVSFRYEEDKPLIEDLSLSVEPGQTVAIVGPTGAGKTTLVNLLMRFYEVTGGRITLDGTDIGKMSREDLRTGIGMVLQDTWLFGGTIAENIAYGATREVSRAEIEEAAKAAHADRFIRTLPEGYDTVIDDDGAGVSAGEKQLITIARAFLSDPVILVLDEATSSVDTRTEVLIQKAMARLAHGRTSFVIAHRLSTIRDADVILVMENGSIVEQGTHEELLASEGAYARLYAAQFAQAVAEVD